One Turneriella parva DSM 21527 genomic region harbors:
- a CDS encoding 50S ribosomal protein L25: MEKATLKAQKRDGKIGGKNLLRAGIIPAVIYNHGKSENIQIFEKDTRKLFAHGISESRLIDLDIDGKIEQVFVKDYQSHPVNEMVQHLDFYRVSQDEKLRTRIAVHVEGKPEGVKNGGVLEIFLTEVPYETYPRHLTEFLTIDISHLDIGGSIHVSDVQLPPESKILMDPQTVICHVTHAAKEEEAAPAAAAAPAAGAAPAAAAKAEPAKK, from the coding sequence ATGGAAAAGGCAACACTCAAGGCTCAAAAGCGGGATGGCAAAATCGGCGGCAAGAATCTGCTGCGTGCGGGAATCATTCCTGCTGTGATCTATAACCACGGTAAGAGCGAAAATATTCAGATCTTCGAGAAAGACACGCGCAAACTGTTTGCACACGGCATTTCAGAATCGCGCCTCATCGACCTCGATATCGACGGCAAAATCGAACAGGTCTTCGTTAAAGACTACCAGTCGCACCCGGTCAATGAAATGGTTCAGCACCTCGACTTCTACCGCGTTTCGCAAGACGAAAAACTGCGCACGCGTATCGCGGTTCACGTCGAAGGCAAGCCCGAAGGCGTGAAGAACGGTGGCGTTCTCGAGATATTCCTGACCGAAGTACCATACGAAACGTACCCAAGACACCTCACAGAATTTCTGACAATCGACATTTCGCATCTCGACATCGGTGGTTCGATTCACGTCAGCGACGTTCAGCTGCCACCTGAGAGTAAAATACTCATGGATCCACAGACGGTTATCTGCCACGTGACGCATGCTGCTAAAGAAGAAGAGGCAGCACCTGCGGCTGCTGCAGCACCAGCAGCAGGCGCTGCGCCTGCTGCTGCGGCGAAAGCAGAACCT
- a CDS encoding ribose-phosphate diphosphokinase, producing MVEAELKVLAGRSNPGLAQEIADSLGIKLGGIECRRFSDGEISVKISENVRGSDVFVIQSTSNPANDNLMELMLIVDALRRASARRITAVIPYYGYARQDRKVEPRVPISAKVVATMLEAIGVKRILSMDLHANQIQGFFEIPVDHLFGAPILVKYFKELALGELVIVSPDSGGAERARFFGKQLGANMAIIDKRRERANEAEVMNIVGNVEGKNCLLIDDMIDTAGTICKAAIALKEKGALKIIAAATHGVLSGNAIQNLIGSPIDEVVVTNTLQISDEKRFPRMRVLSVGAIFGTAIQRIHEERSVSSLFL from the coding sequence ATGGTCGAAGCTGAACTCAAAGTACTTGCTGGCCGGTCGAACCCGGGCCTGGCACAAGAAATCGCCGATTCGCTGGGCATTAAACTCGGCGGCATTGAGTGCAGGCGATTCAGCGACGGCGAAATTTCGGTTAAGATCTCAGAAAATGTCCGGGGCTCCGACGTATTTGTCATTCAATCGACGAGCAACCCCGCAAACGACAACCTGATGGAGCTCATGCTGATCGTCGACGCGCTGCGCCGCGCCTCGGCCCGGCGCATTACGGCAGTTATACCCTATTACGGCTATGCCCGGCAAGACAGAAAGGTCGAACCGCGCGTGCCGATTTCGGCCAAAGTTGTGGCCACCATGCTCGAAGCGATTGGCGTGAAGCGCATTCTTTCGATGGACCTGCACGCGAACCAAATTCAGGGCTTTTTCGAAATACCCGTCGATCACCTGTTTGGGGCGCCCATTCTGGTGAAGTACTTTAAAGAACTTGCGCTGGGCGAACTCGTGATTGTATCGCCCGATTCGGGCGGTGCAGAACGCGCGCGGTTCTTCGGTAAGCAGCTCGGTGCCAACATGGCGATTATCGACAAGCGCCGCGAACGCGCGAATGAAGCAGAAGTCATGAACATTGTCGGTAACGTTGAAGGTAAAAATTGCCTCCTCATCGACGACATGATCGATACTGCAGGCACAATCTGCAAGGCGGCGATTGCCCTCAAAGAAAAAGGCGCACTGAAGATCATCGCGGCGGCAACGCACGGCGTGCTTTCGGGCAATGCAATACAGAACCTGATCGGTTCACCCATCGACGAGGTCGTCGTTACCAACACATTGCAAATTTCTGACGAGAAGCGTTTTCCGCGTATGCGCGTGCTCTCTGTCGGGGCCATCTTTGGCACCGCAATACAGCGCATTCACGAAGAGCGTTCGGTCAGCTCATTGTTTCTATAA
- a CDS encoding MFS transporter, whose amino-acid sequence MSQKKKTKHAPMTREEKRVIFAASLGTVFEWYDFYLYGSLAGIISKQFFSGVNETTGFIFALMAFAAGFAVRPFGAIVFGRLGDRVGRKHTFLITILIMGISTALVGVLPSYATIGVTAPIVLVSLRLLQGLALGGEYGGAATYVAEHAPHGRRGFYTSFIQTTATLGLFLSLLVILGCRSLFKADFDVWAWRIPFLLSIALLAISVYIRLQLSESPVFQRMKAEGKTSASPLKDAFAKWKNLKIVLFSLLGGTAGQAVVWYTGQFYALFFLLQILKVEAETANLLIAGALLIGTPFFLFFGALSDRVGRKPVVLLGCLIAAATYFPIFHALTQYANPALYKAAQQSPVTISADLKTCSFQFDPVGSAKFTSGCDVARSVLAKRAVAYRTEPAPPGYAASVKVGTQEISVRNGGNLGTAEFKEHFAAAEKEIGAAVTAAGYPLRADPSRVNIPMVLLLLSLLVIYVTMVYGPIAAWLVELFPTNIRYTSMSLPYHIGNGWFGGFLPTVAFAMVAATGDIYYGLWYPVVVAAASAVMGIFFLPETHRREI is encoded by the coding sequence ATGAGCCAGAAGAAAAAAACCAAACATGCGCCGATGACACGCGAAGAGAAACGGGTGATATTCGCGGCATCGCTCGGCACAGTGTTTGAGTGGTACGATTTCTATCTTTATGGTTCGCTCGCGGGTATCATCAGCAAACAGTTTTTCTCGGGCGTCAATGAAACGACCGGGTTCATCTTTGCCCTCATGGCATTCGCCGCGGGCTTTGCCGTGCGCCCGTTTGGCGCGATTGTTTTCGGCAGGCTCGGCGACCGGGTGGGCCGCAAGCACACTTTTCTGATCACGATTCTGATCATGGGCATATCAACCGCACTCGTCGGCGTTCTGCCATCTTATGCGACGATCGGCGTGACGGCGCCCATTGTGCTCGTTTCGCTGCGGTTGCTGCAGGGCCTCGCGCTCGGCGGCGAATATGGCGGGGCCGCCACCTATGTCGCCGAACATGCCCCTCATGGCCGGCGCGGTTTCTATACGAGCTTTATTCAAACGACCGCAACCCTAGGCCTCTTTCTTTCTTTATTGGTAATATTAGGATGTCGCAGCCTCTTCAAGGCTGACTTCGATGTCTGGGCCTGGCGCATTCCGTTCTTGCTGTCCATTGCCCTGCTGGCGATTTCGGTCTATATTCGTTTGCAGCTCTCTGAATCCCCTGTCTTTCAGCGCATGAAGGCAGAAGGCAAGACATCCGCCTCACCCTTGAAAGATGCGTTTGCAAAATGGAAAAATTTGAAAATTGTTCTGTTCTCGCTGCTCGGCGGCACCGCGGGCCAGGCAGTGGTTTGGTATACCGGGCAGTTCTACGCGCTCTTTTTCTTATTGCAGATATTAAAAGTCGAAGCAGAAACGGCCAACCTGCTGATCGCGGGCGCGCTCTTAATCGGCACGCCGTTCTTTCTCTTCTTTGGGGCCCTCTCAGACAGGGTCGGACGTAAACCCGTTGTTCTGCTCGGCTGCCTCATTGCTGCGGCGACCTACTTTCCGATTTTTCATGCGCTAACTCAATATGCAAATCCCGCCCTCTACAAGGCGGCGCAGCAGAGCCCGGTCACGATTTCAGCCGACCTAAAAACCTGTAGCTTTCAGTTCGACCCGGTCGGTTCGGCGAAGTTCACGAGCGGCTGCGACGTCGCGCGCTCTGTACTCGCGAAACGGGCCGTAGCGTATCGCACAGAACCGGCGCCGCCAGGTTATGCTGCCAGCGTCAAAGTCGGCACGCAAGAGATTAGCGTGCGAAACGGCGGCAACCTCGGCACGGCGGAGTTCAAAGAGCACTTCGCAGCGGCAGAAAAAGAAATCGGCGCGGCAGTCACAGCGGCCGGTTATCCGCTCAGGGCCGACCCGAGTAGAGTCAATATCCCCATGGTGCTGCTGCTGCTTTCGCTGCTCGTGATCTACGTGACGATGGTCTATGGTCCCATTGCCGCATGGCTCGTCGAACTTTTCCCGACGAACATTCGCTACACTTCTATGTCGCTGCCCTACCACATCGGCAATGGCTGGTTCGGCGGATTTCTGCCGACCGTCGCCTTTGCGATGGTGGCCGCCACCGGCGACATCTACTACGGGCTCTGGTACCCTGTAGTCGTTGCGGCGGCGTCTGCGGTCATGGGCATCTTCTTTTTGCCCGAGACGCACCGGCGCGAAATCTGA
- the aroA gene encoding 3-phosphoshikimate 1-carboxyvinyltransferase has protein sequence MPMRGTLTFPGDKSLSHRAAILATLASGTSTISNFLDAGDTMNTLKAMQALGARVTETGPRSFRIESGGLKTLRSPETVIDCGNSGTGARLIMGLVAGLEGVSAVIDGDASLRKRPMRRVLAPLEKLGAKFEWLSDTDCLPVRIHGTKIHKVEFTETLGSAQVKSAVMLAALASGAELTLTENIPSRDHTENMLRFAGVQVLREGNTIRVPAGQVPAPREYKIWGDISSAAFFAVGASLVPDSELVLRGVLLNPFRDRYLTALKDMGAAIEILPQRDECGEKGGDVMVRSSRLKGIQLPAESIPSLIDEIPVLTIAGAFASGRFSYRDAKELRVKESDRIGIMVKNLQACGVAVTEFDDGLELAGDPQRRLTGTIEPHMDHRIVMSFEVANLAGGGGLKIDGKEWIETSFPSFYEKLQFVTSGKMPDHKKIEVITIDGPAGSGKSTVAYMVAKALGYNQIDSGALYRAFTWAGYEKFRQLGGSGDWATAIEANSGLKTYLSEIPLEISFGSDGRQHVYAAGRELGDELRSPEIASRIKPVADARYLRERVREVLVDAASRFSLVADGRDMGTDVFVDAAYKFFLTADSRTRAARRLAEFQQKQAGITLDEVQAQIEARDRDDENREFGGLRPAHEAIFIDTSSRTQERVADIMLAYIRCARM, from the coding sequence ATGCCGATGCGCGGAACCCTGACTTTTCCCGGTGACAAATCTCTGTCGCACCGGGCTGCGATTCTGGCGACGCTCGCAAGCGGCACTTCGACGATTTCGAATTTTCTCGATGCGGGCGACACGATGAACACGCTGAAGGCGATGCAGGCGCTCGGTGCGCGTGTCACCGAAACGGGCCCCCGCAGCTTTCGCATTGAATCGGGGGGATTAAAAACTCTCAGGTCTCCAGAGACCGTGATTGATTGCGGCAACTCTGGCACGGGAGCTCGCCTCATCATGGGCCTTGTCGCCGGTCTCGAAGGGGTGAGCGCCGTGATCGATGGCGATGCGAGTCTCAGAAAGCGGCCGATGCGCCGCGTGCTGGCGCCCCTCGAGAAGCTCGGGGCAAAATTTGAGTGGCTAAGCGATACCGACTGCCTGCCCGTGCGCATTCATGGCACGAAAATTCACAAAGTCGAATTTACCGAAACGCTGGGCTCGGCGCAGGTGAAGTCTGCAGTGATGCTTGCTGCACTCGCATCGGGTGCTGAGCTTACGCTAACAGAAAATATTCCGTCGCGCGACCACACCGAGAACATGCTGCGCTTCGCGGGAGTGCAGGTTCTGCGTGAAGGCAATACCATTCGCGTGCCTGCGGGGCAGGTGCCCGCGCCGCGTGAATATAAAATATGGGGAGATATATCTTCAGCAGCCTTTTTTGCTGTGGGGGCAAGCCTAGTGCCTGACAGCGAACTGGTGCTCCGCGGTGTGCTATTGAATCCGTTTCGAGATCGTTATCTCACTGCACTCAAAGACATGGGGGCAGCGATTGAAATTCTGCCGCAGCGCGATGAGTGTGGCGAAAAGGGTGGCGATGTGATGGTGCGTTCGTCGCGCCTCAAAGGCATTCAGCTGCCGGCCGAGAGTATTCCGTCACTGATAGACGAGATACCCGTGCTGACGATTGCCGGGGCATTTGCTTCGGGCAGGTTCTCGTACCGCGACGCGAAAGAACTGCGCGTCAAAGAGTCAGACCGCATCGGCATCATGGTGAAGAATCTGCAGGCGTGCGGGGTTGCTGTTACCGAATTCGACGACGGACTCGAACTTGCCGGCGACCCACAGCGCAGGCTTACGGGCACCATTGAACCCCACATGGATCACCGTATCGTCATGTCGTTTGAAGTCGCGAATCTTGCGGGCGGCGGTGGCCTCAAGATCGACGGCAAAGAGTGGATAGAGACGAGCTTTCCCTCTTTTTACGAGAAACTGCAATTTGTGACCTCGGGAAAGATGCCCGATCACAAAAAGATCGAGGTGATCACCATCGACGGCCCGGCAGGTTCGGGCAAATCGACAGTTGCGTACATGGTGGCGAAGGCGCTGGGGTATAACCAGATCGACTCGGGCGCGCTCTATCGCGCATTTACCTGGGCAGGCTATGAAAAATTTCGCCAGCTCGGCGGCAGCGGTGACTGGGCGACAGCGATTGAAGCGAACAGCGGGCTCAAGACGTATCTTTCTGAGATCCCCCTTGAAATATCTTTTGGTAGCGACGGCCGCCAGCACGTTTATGCTGCCGGGCGCGAACTCGGCGATGAGCTGCGTTCGCCCGAAATTGCGAGCCGCATTAAGCCCGTTGCCGATGCGCGCTACCTGCGCGAGCGGGTGCGCGAAGTTTTAGTCGATGCCGCGAGCAGGTTTTCACTCGTCGCCGACGGCCGCGACATGGGCACCGATGTTTTTGTCGATGCGGCCTATAAGTTCTTTCTGACGGCCGACAGCCGCACGCGCGCGGCACGCCGCCTGGCAGAATTTCAACAGAAACAGGCGGGCATTACCCTCGATGAAGTGCAGGCGCAGATTGAAGCTCGCGACCGCGACGACGAAAATCGCGAATTTGGGGGGCTGAGGCCGGCCCATGAGGCCATTTTCATTGACACGTCGTCTCGAACTCAGGAGCGAGTGGCAGATATAATGCTCGCGTATATCCGTTGTGCACGGATGTAA
- a CDS encoding S1 RNA-binding domain-containing protein, which translates to MADVFKTDTEVADIRSGAEVSGKIVSITPEFAIIDMGGKSEGRIGIREFDTEPAVGETVEALVRSYDRDTGLVLLSKRELELRKGWEVVKEAFEKQVPVNALIKRSMRDGYMVNVEGVFMFLPHTAVGLLGPRDRGAKKVSIIGQTYLVKITELNERRKSGTVSRKIFQDEQNATVWKDIGNKIHIGDSVQGIVTKHTNSGVFVNVQGIEGFLHRSNLTWERKADSAKDKLEVGQEVTVRVLEIEPENNRLSLGLKQLTDDPWSTVLTRFKVGDKVTGTVSFVANYGAFIELGQGLEGLLHITEMSWTRKVNHANEILKVGQEVETKIIGINKDDKRISLGLRQLHANPWDTIRTEIKIGETMKGKIRGLTNTGIFVAITDSIDGLIKKEDIGWTEPAPDPKKTYKIGDEIEFKVIEINSEDRKVQCSIRHTLPNPYKKLRDKYPRGTVIEGTVSGIVDFGIFIKFDEGYEGLAHLSTMEKEQVTTYKKTFTKGQPVKAVIKSIDPESRKISLSLKDVTYALEKIEMRQYLEKENTNKAETTSPFANLKTLVS; encoded by the coding sequence ATGGCAGACGTTTTTAAGACTGACACAGAAGTGGCAGATATTCGCTCAGGCGCAGAAGTCAGCGGCAAGATCGTCAGCATTACTCCTGAATTTGCGATCATCGACATGGGTGGCAAATCTGAAGGCCGCATCGGCATTCGTGAATTCGATACCGAGCCCGCAGTCGGCGAAACAGTCGAGGCGCTCGTGCGCTCTTATGACCGCGACACGGGCCTCGTTTTGCTCTCGAAGCGCGAACTCGAATTGCGCAAGGGCTGGGAAGTTGTTAAAGAAGCATTTGAAAAACAAGTGCCGGTAAATGCACTCATTAAGCGTTCAATGCGCGATGGCTACATGGTGAATGTTGAAGGCGTCTTTATGTTTCTGCCGCATACTGCGGTGGGCCTTCTCGGGCCGCGTGACCGTGGCGCGAAAAAAGTCAGCATCATCGGCCAGACATACCTCGTCAAAATTACCGAGCTCAATGAGCGCCGCAAGTCGGGCACAGTTTCACGCAAGATTTTTCAAGACGAGCAGAACGCTACCGTCTGGAAAGACATCGGCAACAAAATTCACATCGGCGACAGCGTGCAGGGCATCGTGACCAAGCACACCAACTCGGGTGTTTTTGTGAACGTTCAGGGCATCGAGGGTTTTCTGCACCGCAGCAACCTGACGTGGGAGCGCAAAGCCGACAGCGCAAAAGATAAACTCGAAGTCGGTCAAGAAGTGACCGTGCGCGTTCTGGAAATCGAACCTGAGAACAACCGCCTGTCGCTTGGCCTCAAGCAGCTGACCGACGACCCATGGTCAACGGTGCTCACCCGCTTCAAAGTGGGCGACAAAGTGACGGGCACGGTTTCATTCGTCGCGAACTACGGTGCATTCATAGAGCTCGGCCAGGGCCTCGAAGGCCTCTTGCACATCACCGAGATGAGCTGGACACGCAAGGTCAACCACGCGAACGAAATTCTCAAAGTAGGGCAAGAAGTTGAGACCAAGATTATTGGTATCAACAAAGACGACAAGCGCATCTCGCTCGGGCTGCGCCAGCTGCATGCCAACCCATGGGATACCATTCGCACCGAAATCAAAATCGGCGAAACCATGAAGGGCAAAATTCGTGGCCTCACCAATACCGGTATCTTCGTTGCGATCACCGACAGCATCGACGGTTTAATCAAGAAAGAAGACATCGGCTGGACAGAACCTGCACCAGACCCGAAAAAAACCTATAAAATCGGCGACGAGATTGAATTCAAGGTTATCGAAATTAACTCTGAAGACCGCAAGGTGCAGTGCTCGATTCGCCACACGCTGCCGAACCCTTACAAAAAGCTGCGCGACAAATACCCACGCGGTACCGTCATCGAAGGTACCGTTTCGGGCATCGTCGACTTCGGTATCTTTATCAAATTTGATGAAGGTTATGAAGGTCTCGCACACCTTTCTACGATGGAAAAAGAGCAGGTGACTACCTACAAGAAGACCTTCACCAAAGGCCAGCCGGTCAAGGCAGTCATCAAGAGCATTGACCCCGAGAGCCGCAAGATTTCATTGTCGCTTAAAGACGTAACGTACGCGCTCGAGAAAATCGAAATGCGACAATACCTCGAAAAAGAGAATACCAATAAGGCAGAGACAACGAGCCCCTTTGCCAACCTGAAAACCCTGGTGTCGTGA
- a CDS encoding ABC transporter permease has product MKRNPLTVVWQICRRELKSYFQSPLAYFILSISFSLAFLWGYAYIRHESTSTLALQRIFYMLSGTTMITGVLISMRLIAEEKMNGTIELLFTSPISEAQLVTGKFLSALLFLVVQAVVTLPIALLVVVFGGSNLGHVAAGFLGVLLIGAAVAAMGTFYSSLTKTQLLAALMTAANLVFFLLLGFFSPFIDQPLKSVLRELSFYVHFMDFEKGVISVKHMLFYFSIIILYLYAASMVLASRRWR; this is encoded by the coding sequence GTGAAACGTAACCCTTTGACCGTCGTCTGGCAGATTTGCCGGCGCGAACTCAAAAGTTATTTTCAATCACCCCTGGCGTATTTCATCTTAAGTATCTCGTTTAGCCTCGCGTTTCTGTGGGGCTACGCATACATTCGCCACGAAAGCACTTCAACTTTGGCGTTGCAGCGCATTTTCTACATGCTCTCGGGCACGACGATGATCACGGGCGTGCTGATTTCGATGCGGCTCATTGCCGAAGAGAAAATGAACGGCACGATCGAGCTGCTTTTCACCTCGCCGATCAGCGAAGCGCAGCTTGTCACAGGCAAGTTTCTTTCTGCACTGCTTTTTCTGGTGGTGCAGGCTGTGGTGACATTGCCGATCGCCTTACTCGTCGTGGTTTTTGGGGGCAGCAACCTCGGGCATGTCGCAGCCGGATTTCTCGGCGTGCTGCTCATTGGTGCTGCGGTGGCGGCCATGGGCACCTTCTATTCATCGCTCACCAAGACGCAGCTTTTGGCGGCTCTCATGACCGCCGCGAATCTGGTGTTTTTTCTGTTGCTTGGTTTTTTTTCTCCTTTTATCGACCAACCGCTAAAGAGCGTGTTGCGAGAACTCAGTTTCTACGTGCACTTTATGGATTTTGAGAAGGGCGTGATTTCAGTGAAGCATATGCTTTTCTATTTCAGCATCATCATTCTTTATCTGTACGCAGCGTCGATGGTGCTGGCATCGCGCAGGTGGCGTTGA
- a CDS encoding DUF4350 domain-containing protein, translating to MTVEKLINLGKQQLNAALLAVLLLFYVASGFSGKSFAYLMLLFLAALLYVGCGVLLYTTFKGADKKNGHFRLLQLAYWLMLAAVFFYTAQADAVWQKVAGESVQTFYERLRQILQILYFTGFATAIVTLLLSMAVKTEARGATQALVTGGGLLVLLVALNYWAHIRPASVDMTLMRRFSLSADSRELLRGIDGEIKVTAFYPFFSEMYRDVELMLRDAAAANAKISYTFIDPLREKNLADEKKVDRIGTILLEAAETEAGKGPRSTRFEILDEDAIKRFERELVSNILQISGKRKNIYYSQGHEEKSVSGPFADDTIAILDENLRALRHHVKQLTPQEGFPGKMPEADAVLIIGPRRDFTLAEKTQLKKYFDAGGKILVAVDPESAADFSFLLGPLKVKLAKERLHSDYALPPGKTTLQSANYSEHAITAPFVKRPEERKLTVFPGAGYFETGSETNADYDINYFVLSHFTSWVDTIRNGMRDDKKEPLASFKIGLAAKAKNNSGRLIFLTDSDFMVNRYIDMQQNKELALRTIAWLAEDEKLTGIVAGKYDDEKVKLTGAKDTVIFHLFLYIYPGLILLVGYIVVRNKKRRLTENREA from the coding sequence ATGACAGTGGAAAAGCTCATCAATTTGGGTAAGCAGCAACTGAACGCAGCGCTGCTCGCCGTTCTGTTGCTCTTCTACGTCGCCTCGGGGTTCAGCGGCAAATCATTCGCATACCTGATGCTGCTTTTTCTCGCGGCGCTGCTCTATGTCGGTTGTGGGGTGCTGCTCTACACGACGTTTAAAGGCGCAGATAAGAAAAACGGTCATTTCAGACTTCTGCAGCTTGCCTACTGGCTCATGCTCGCAGCCGTGTTCTTCTATACCGCGCAGGCAGATGCAGTTTGGCAGAAGGTCGCGGGCGAATCGGTTCAGACTTTTTATGAGAGACTCAGGCAGATATTGCAGATTCTTTATTTTACAGGCTTTGCCACCGCGATCGTAACCCTGTTGCTTTCAATGGCAGTGAAGACCGAAGCCCGGGGCGCGACGCAGGCACTCGTCACGGGCGGCGGTCTTCTGGTGTTGCTGGTCGCGCTCAATTACTGGGCGCACATTCGGCCGGCTTCGGTCGACATGACGCTGATGCGCCGCTTTTCGCTTTCAGCCGACAGCCGCGAGCTCTTGCGCGGCATCGACGGCGAGATTAAGGTTACCGCGTTCTATCCATTTTTTAGCGAGATGTACCGAGATGTCGAGCTGATGCTGCGCGACGCTGCGGCAGCGAATGCAAAAATTTCTTATACGTTTATCGATCCGCTGCGGGAAAAAAATCTGGCTGATGAGAAGAAGGTCGATCGCATTGGCACCATTCTTCTCGAAGCCGCCGAAACCGAAGCGGGCAAGGGGCCGCGCTCGACGCGCTTTGAGATTCTCGACGAAGACGCGATCAAGCGTTTTGAGCGTGAGCTCGTCAGCAATATTCTACAGATCAGCGGCAAGCGCAAGAACATCTATTACAGCCAGGGCCATGAAGAAAAATCGGTTTCAGGTCCTTTTGCCGACGATACCATCGCGATACTCGATGAAAATCTGCGCGCGCTGCGCCACCACGTGAAACAGCTGACTCCTCAAGAAGGGTTTCCCGGCAAGATGCCTGAGGCCGACGCTGTTCTGATTATCGGGCCGCGCCGTGATTTCACGCTGGCAGAGAAAACGCAGCTCAAGAAATATTTTGATGCCGGTGGCAAGATTCTGGTTGCAGTCGACCCTGAATCGGCGGCAGACTTCAGCTTCTTGCTCGGCCCTTTGAAGGTGAAACTTGCGAAAGAGCGCCTGCACAGCGACTATGCTCTGCCCCCCGGTAAGACCACGCTGCAGTCGGCGAACTATTCTGAGCACGCGATCACAGCGCCTTTTGTCAAGCGGCCTGAAGAACGCAAACTGACGGTTTTTCCCGGTGCAGGGTATTTTGAAACCGGCAGCGAAACGAATGCCGACTATGACATCAATTATTTTGTGCTCAGCCATTTCACGAGCTGGGTTGATACGATCAGAAACGGTATGCGCGACGACAAGAAAGAACCGCTCGCTTCTTTTAAGATCGGTCTGGCGGCGAAGGCGAAAAATAATTCGGGGCGGCTTATTTTTCTGACAGATTCTGATTTTATGGTGAACCGCTACATCGACATGCAGCAGAACAAAGAGTTAGCCCTGCGCACGATCGCCTGGCTCGCCGAAGACGAAAAGCTGACGGGCATTGTTGCCGGCAAATATGACGACGAAAAAGTGAAACTCACCGGCGCGAAAGACACGGTCATTTTTCACTTGTTTTTGTATATCTACCCTGGGCTCATTCTTCTGGTGGGCTACATTGTGGTGCGCAACAAAAAACGGCGCCTGACCGAAAACCGGGAAGCATAA
- a CDS encoding SDR family oxidoreductase → MQLAQKTVWITGASSGIGKALVAEAARHGANVVLSARDKAALVQVVKDSGLTPANSLILPLDLSRYKKFDAEVKTVLKKFSKIDFLINNGGISQRSLAAETQIQVYEEIMAVNYFGNISLTLAVLPSMRSRRSGSIATISSVAGKFGTPYRSGYSASKFALSGFYEALRAENFKENIQVSIVYPGFVKTNVSLNARTGSGKKQGTMDTGQSVGISAEECAQRALAGIVRGKNEIYIAGPKERFAVLLHRFFPGLFARVIRKAKVT, encoded by the coding sequence ATGCAGCTTGCTCAAAAAACAGTCTGGATCACGGGAGCAAGTTCAGGAATCGGCAAAGCCCTCGTCGCCGAGGCGGCCAGGCACGGCGCCAATGTTGTACTTTCAGCACGCGACAAAGCGGCGCTTGTGCAGGTTGTGAAGGATTCAGGCCTCACACCAGCCAATTCGCTGATTCTGCCGCTCGACCTGAGCCGGTACAAAAAATTCGACGCTGAAGTTAAAACAGTATTAAAAAAGTTCTCCAAAATCGATTTTCTCATCAATAATGGCGGCATTAGCCAACGATCGCTTGCCGCCGAGACCCAGATTCAGGTCTATGAAGAAATCATGGCGGTGAACTACTTCGGTAATATCTCGCTCACTCTTGCCGTGTTGCCGTCGATGCGTAGCCGCAGGTCGGGCTCAATCGCCACCATTTCAAGCGTTGCCGGCAAGTTTGGCACACCGTATCGTTCTGGGTATTCGGCGAGCAAATTCGCTTTGAGTGGCTTTTATGAGGCATTGCGCGCAGAAAACTTCAAAGAGAATATTCAGGTGAGCATTGTCTACCCTGGTTTTGTCAAAACGAATGTGTCGCTGAATGCGCGCACCGGCTCGGGCAAGAAGCAGGGCACCATGGATACGGGGCAATCTGTGGGCATCAGTGCTGAAGAGTGCGCGCAGCGGGCGCTCGCGGGTATCGTCAGAGGCAAGAATGAGATTTACATTGCCGGCCCCAAAGAACGCTTCGCCGTGTTGCTCCATCGGTTTTTTCCCGGTTTGTTCGCGCGGGTAATCCGCAAGGCGAAGGTTACCTGA
- a CDS encoding TlpA family protein disulfide reductase has protein sequence MRSFFAALVLCSLLSACKAKETFVDEQQAFKALAGDGSFSLASVAPEVQTVVFNFYAPDCPPCEKEVPALKAFAQKYAAARNLRFVAVGSSLRAVAQDKEPAQGAVTLNEIVSELNAFSRKFNLGYPQYIAEAAQLKSWRVTGFPETFVFQRVAGRWQLDRKYISEITFDQLEQVTGGIRH, from the coding sequence ATGCGATCTTTCTTTGCAGCGCTCGTATTATGCTCGCTGCTCTCGGCCTGCAAAGCCAAAGAAACTTTTGTCGATGAACAGCAGGCTTTTAAAGCCCTCGCCGGCGATGGCTCATTTAGTCTCGCGTCTGTGGCACCTGAAGTGCAGACCGTGGTATTCAATTTCTACGCCCCCGATTGTCCGCCGTGCGAGAAAGAAGTGCCGGCGCTCAAAGCGTTCGCGCAGAAATACGCGGCCGCCAGAAATCTTCGCTTCGTCGCCGTGGGTTCGTCGCTGCGCGCTGTGGCACAAGACAAAGAACCTGCACAGGGCGCAGTGACGCTGAACGAAATTGTGTCAGAGCTGAATGCGTTTAGCCGAAAGTTTAACCTGGGATATCCTCAATATATTGCAGAGGCGGCGCAGCTGAAGAGCTGGCGTGTGACAGGTTTTCCCGAGACGTTTGTTTTTCAGCGCGTGGCGGGCCGGTGGCAGCTTGACCGTAAGTACATCAGCGAAATTACTTTTGATCAGCTCGAGCAGGTAACGGGTGGAATCAGGCATTAA